The Gordonia sp. KTR9 genome contains a region encoding:
- a CDS encoding LysR family transcriptional regulator, with the protein MVLSQRMPDLASLETLQAVVGTGSLNAAATQLGVTQQAVSARIRAMETQLGVTLLTRTPRGSVPTQSGRLVAEWADRLLTLAGEFDAGLSALRLERRDQLRLAASLTVAEHLLPRWLVSFGAQHDHAPKVSFTATNSDHVYDLVRAGDVELGFVEGSRVPTGLRSRSVARDELVLVVPPGHPWTRLRRPVTAADLARTPLVTREEGSGTREFFERALTRALGPGRETAPPVLELSTTASVRAAVIAGAGPAVLSDLSVADDLGHRLAYIDIADLDLARPLRAVWLSGAQPGAGAARDFLAHIIRS; encoded by the coding sequence ATGGTGCTGAGTCAGCGGATGCCCGACCTCGCTTCGCTGGAGACCCTGCAGGCGGTGGTCGGGACAGGCAGTCTCAATGCCGCCGCGACCCAGCTCGGCGTCACCCAGCAGGCGGTGTCGGCACGGATCCGCGCGATGGAGACCCAGCTCGGCGTCACCCTGCTGACCCGCACACCGCGAGGTTCGGTACCCACCCAGTCCGGACGACTCGTCGCCGAATGGGCCGACCGGTTGCTGACCCTGGCCGGGGAGTTCGACGCCGGGCTGTCCGCGTTGCGCCTCGAACGCCGTGATCAGCTACGCCTTGCGGCCAGCCTGACCGTCGCCGAACATCTCCTGCCCCGCTGGCTCGTGTCGTTCGGCGCCCAGCACGATCACGCGCCGAAGGTGTCGTTCACCGCCACCAACTCCGACCACGTGTACGACCTCGTCCGTGCCGGCGACGTCGAACTCGGTTTCGTCGAAGGGTCACGCGTTCCGACCGGTCTGCGCAGCCGGAGCGTCGCGCGTGACGAGCTGGTCCTCGTCGTGCCGCCGGGTCATCCGTGGACGCGGCTGCGGCGTCCGGTCACGGCCGCCGACCTCGCCCGCACCCCGTTGGTCACCCGCGAGGAGGGCTCGGGGACGCGGGAGTTCTTCGAACGCGCCCTGACGCGGGCCCTCGGGCCGGGACGGGAGACCGCGCCACCCGTGCTGGAACTGTCCACGACGGCGTCGGTGCGGGCGGCGGTCATCGCGGGGGCCGGGCCGGCCGTGCTCAGTGACCTCTCGGTCGCCGACGATCTCGGACACCGGCTGGCCTACATCGACATCGCCGACCTCGACCTCGCCCGGCCCCTGCGCGCGGTGTGGCTGTCCGGCGCCCAACCGGGCGCCGGCGCGGCACGCGACTTCCTCGCGCACATCATCCGCAGCTGA
- a CDS encoding TDT family transporter produces MTTTTLTAGLAEKDRGPATDTGTKRRHVSYVPPNWFAAVMGTGIVAIAAHSLPWQPPGLAVVATVFWLLACAVFAGVVAATVRHWVRDPEIARGHHAHRVVAHFYGAVPMAVMTVGTSTMVVGTTVIGRDLALGIDVVCWIIGTIGGVFTAVVIPYRHLIVGRPAVGEAFGGWLMPVVPPMVSASAAAVLTPQLPAGWASEVVMVIGCAMFVLAALASLPILAVLAARLRSGDVGAAHMVPTWWIVLGPLGQSITAACLLAHVAPHVVGAPIVGTLQSFAMGYGLTVWVVATLWIVVAARLTVRTLRSGMPFAMTWWSFTFPLGTYVTGSSALALTLGGAVFQVTAVAGFAVLVLAWGVVAVRTVRGVVTGELLRVPLLPVR; encoded by the coding sequence ATGACCACGACGACCCTCACCGCCGGACTCGCCGAGAAAGACCGCGGGCCCGCAACCGACACCGGGACAAAGCGTCGCCACGTCTCCTACGTTCCGCCCAACTGGTTCGCCGCGGTGATGGGCACCGGGATCGTCGCGATCGCCGCGCACAGCCTGCCCTGGCAACCTCCGGGCCTGGCGGTGGTGGCGACGGTCTTCTGGCTGTTGGCCTGCGCGGTGTTCGCGGGTGTGGTGGCCGCCACCGTCCGCCACTGGGTCCGCGACCCGGAGATCGCCCGCGGTCACCACGCCCACCGGGTGGTCGCCCACTTCTACGGCGCGGTGCCGATGGCCGTCATGACGGTCGGGACCAGCACGATGGTGGTCGGCACGACGGTCATCGGCCGCGATCTGGCACTGGGGATCGACGTCGTGTGCTGGATCATCGGCACGATCGGCGGGGTTTTCACCGCCGTGGTCATCCCGTACCGGCACCTGATCGTCGGCCGCCCGGCTGTAGGCGAGGCTTTCGGCGGCTGGCTGATGCCGGTCGTCCCCCCGATGGTGTCGGCGTCGGCGGCCGCGGTGCTCACCCCGCAGCTGCCCGCGGGCTGGGCGTCGGAGGTCGTGATGGTGATCGGCTGCGCGATGTTCGTACTGGCCGCACTCGCCTCGCTCCCGATCCTGGCGGTGCTGGCGGCGCGCCTGCGCAGCGGTGATGTCGGTGCCGCCCACATGGTCCCCACCTGGTGGATCGTTCTCGGTCCGCTCGGCCAGTCGATCACCGCCGCATGCCTGCTCGCCCACGTCGCACCGCACGTCGTGGGCGCCCCGATCGTCGGAACGCTGCAGTCGTTCGCGATGGGCTACGGCCTCACCGTCTGGGTGGTGGCCACTCTCTGGATCGTCGTCGCCGCGCGGCTCACCGTGCGGACGCTGAGGTCGGGGATGCCGTTCGCGATGACCTGGTGGTCGTTCACCTTCCCGCTCGGCACCTACGTGACGGGTTCGAGTGCGCTGGCACTCACGCTCGGTGGAGCGGTCTTCCAGGTCACGGCCGTCGCCGGGTTCGCGGTCCTCGTCCTGGCATGGGGTGTGGTGGCGGTTCGGACGGTGCGCGGGGTCGTCACCGGTGAGCTCCTGCGGGTGCCGTTGCTGCCGGTGCGGTGA
- the dmpG gene encoding 4-hydroxy-2-oxovalerate aldolase: MSTNVVLTPRDPKLMANARKYSDTLDIRITDSSLRDGSHHKRHQFTEDEVRAIVGALDEAGVPVIEVTHGDGLGGSSFNYGFSKTPEQQLIKAAAETAKRAKIAFLMLPGLGTKDDIRAAQDNGGQICRIATHCTEADVSIQHFGLARDLGLETVGFLMMSHSQPPEVIAKQARIMADAGCQCVYVVDSAGALVLEDVTVRVEALVAELGNDAQVGFHGHENLDIAVANSVNAIRAGAQQIDGSIRRFGAGAGNTPTEAFVGVCDKLGITTGVDFMKIADAAQDVVRPAMPSECLVDRSAMMMGYAGCYSSFLKHAEGHAERYGVSAAEILLEAGSRKLVGGQEDQLIDIALELKKKQDANAGV; the protein is encoded by the coding sequence ATGAGCACCAATGTGGTTCTGACACCGCGCGACCCGAAGCTGATGGCGAACGCGCGCAAGTACTCCGACACCCTCGACATCCGCATCACGGACTCGTCGCTGCGTGACGGTAGCCACCACAAGCGCCACCAGTTCACCGAGGACGAGGTCCGCGCGATCGTCGGCGCACTCGACGAGGCGGGTGTGCCGGTGATCGAGGTGACCCACGGTGACGGTCTGGGCGGGTCGTCGTTCAACTACGGCTTCTCCAAAACTCCTGAGCAGCAATTGATCAAGGCCGCCGCGGAGACTGCGAAGCGCGCGAAGATCGCGTTCCTGATGCTGCCCGGGTTGGGCACCAAGGACGACATCCGGGCCGCGCAGGACAACGGCGGCCAGATCTGCCGCATCGCGACGCACTGCACCGAGGCCGATGTCTCCATCCAGCACTTCGGACTCGCCCGCGATCTGGGCCTGGAAACCGTCGGGTTCCTGATGATGAGCCACAGCCAGCCGCCGGAGGTCATCGCCAAGCAGGCCCGCATCATGGCCGATGCCGGATGTCAGTGTGTCTACGTCGTCGACTCCGCGGGTGCCCTCGTCCTCGAAGACGTGACCGTGCGGGTGGAGGCCCTGGTGGCCGAACTCGGCAACGACGCGCAGGTCGGGTTCCACGGTCATGAGAACCTCGACATCGCGGTTGCCAACTCGGTCAACGCGATTCGTGCGGGTGCGCAGCAGATCGACGGCTCGATCCGGCGCTTCGGTGCGGGCGCGGGCAACACACCCACCGAGGCCTTCGTGGGTGTGTGCGACAAGCTCGGCATCACCACCGGAGTCGATTTCATGAAGATCGCCGACGCCGCACAGGATGTCGTCCGTCCGGCCATGCCGTCGGAGTGCCTGGTCGACCGCTCGGCGATGATGATGGGCTACGCCGGTTGCTACAGCTCGTTCCTCAAGCATGCCGAGGGTCACGCCGAACGCTATGGCGTCTCGGCGGCGGAGATCCTCCTCGAGGCGGGCAGCCGCAAACTAGTCGGAGGTCAGGAAGACCAGCTGATCGACATCGCGCTCGAACTCAAGAAAAAGCAGGACGCGAACGCCGGGGTGTGA
- a CDS encoding acetaldehyde dehydrogenase (acetylating) has protein sequence MAAKLTAAIIGSGNIGTDLMYKLERSEVIEPRWMVGIDAASEGMKRAADHGLITMSGGADELLASSERPDLIFEATSAYVHREYAPKYEEAGIVAVDLTPAAVGPAVVPPANLREHLDAPNTNMITCGGQATIPMVHAVSSVVPVPYAEIVASVASVSAGPGTRANIDEFTATTSKGVETIGGAQRGKAIIILNPADPPMIMRDTIFCAIPEDADTDAIAESIHRREKEIQAYVPGYRLLQDPQFDPPSVLNGGHARVSIFVEVEGAGDFLPPYAGNLDIMTAAATKVGEEIAKTKLGVPA, from the coding sequence GTGGCAGCCAAGCTGACCGCAGCGATCATCGGGTCGGGCAACATCGGCACCGACCTGATGTACAAGCTGGAGCGCTCCGAGGTGATCGAGCCGCGCTGGATGGTCGGCATCGATGCCGCCTCCGAGGGCATGAAGCGCGCGGCTGATCATGGCCTGATCACGATGAGCGGCGGCGCCGACGAGCTGTTGGCGTCGTCGGAGCGTCCGGATCTGATCTTCGAGGCGACCTCGGCCTATGTGCACCGCGAATACGCGCCGAAGTACGAGGAGGCGGGCATCGTCGCCGTCGACCTCACCCCGGCCGCTGTCGGACCCGCAGTGGTGCCGCCGGCCAATCTCCGTGAGCATCTCGACGCGCCGAACACCAACATGATCACGTGCGGCGGTCAGGCGACCATCCCGATGGTGCATGCGGTGAGTTCGGTTGTGCCGGTGCCGTATGCCGAGATCGTCGCGTCCGTGGCCTCGGTGTCGGCCGGGCCGGGCACCCGCGCCAACATCGACGAGTTCACGGCCACCACCTCCAAGGGCGTGGAGACGATCGGCGGTGCGCAGCGCGGCAAGGCGATCATCATCCTCAATCCGGCCGACCCGCCGATGATCATGCGCGACACCATCTTCTGCGCCATCCCCGAAGATGCGGACACAGATGCGATCGCCGAGTCGATTCACCGACGGGAGAAAGAGATCCAGGCGTACGTGCCGGGTTATCGACTGCTCCAGGACCCCCAGTTCGATCCGCCGAGCGTTCTGAACGGCGGACATGCCCGGGTGTCGATCTTCGTCGAGGTCGAGGGTGCGGGCGACTTCCTGCCGCCCTACGCCGGGAATCTGGACATCATGACCGCTGCCGCCACGAAGGTCGGCGAAGAGATCGCGAAGACGAAGCTGGGAGTCCCCGCATGA
- a CDS encoding MFS transporter has protein sequence MSATESGALPDTVQSYLDEVPAWRDGTPATAGAMTSMQRRIWLLASAGKFLEGMIVFMVGVALPLIIDDFGLGSAQSGVVTAAPLLGIMIGASALGGLSDRWGRRQLFLAEMVLFTAFLVGVTFSTGFPMLVVCLVGMGMALGCDYPTAHTMISETMPTSIRGRGVLAAFGFQAVGALAGTLVGVIILGNRDELSDWRWMFGVVVVPSVLVIVGRLFIVQSPHWLLGTGRVDEAERALKRLLTRRPQYPSTVSLALRDESASGPDSADGSPSNIGSLFRRPWRRSTILASIPWFLQDLGTYGIGIFTPTIIAATIGTAAADDATVSGVVADDLHGAEGAVLIDAFLLIGIALAILLVNRLGRIRLQVFGFLGCAVGLVTAAASTLLDGTLQVVLVFVGFMLFNLMTNLGPNSMTYLLAGEVFPTSLRGTGAGLAASVAKVGAVLTAFLFPVLLDAWGTAIIVLLLAGTSALGAFVTWTFRVETTGLSLEDVDRMHDAPSPTGGMSTPRPTPAGIS, from the coding sequence ATGTCCGCCACCGAGTCCGGAGCTCTTCCCGACACCGTCCAGAGTTACCTGGACGAAGTCCCTGCCTGGCGGGACGGCACGCCCGCGACCGCCGGCGCGATGACCTCGATGCAAAGACGGATCTGGTTGCTCGCGTCCGCGGGGAAGTTCCTCGAGGGCATGATCGTCTTCATGGTGGGCGTGGCCCTACCACTGATCATCGACGACTTCGGGCTCGGCTCAGCCCAATCCGGCGTCGTGACGGCCGCGCCCCTGTTGGGCATCATGATCGGCGCATCGGCCCTCGGCGGGCTGTCCGATCGGTGGGGTCGCCGTCAGTTGTTCCTGGCCGAGATGGTTCTGTTCACGGCCTTCCTGGTGGGCGTCACGTTCAGCACCGGCTTCCCGATGCTGGTGGTGTGTCTCGTCGGCATGGGAATGGCGCTGGGTTGCGACTACCCGACCGCACACACCATGATCTCCGAGACCATGCCCACCAGCATCCGGGGTCGAGGGGTGCTCGCGGCGTTCGGCTTCCAGGCCGTCGGCGCCCTGGCCGGCACACTCGTCGGCGTCATCATCCTGGGCAATCGCGACGAACTGTCGGACTGGCGCTGGATGTTCGGCGTGGTTGTCGTCCCATCCGTCCTGGTGATCGTCGGCCGGCTCTTCATCGTGCAGAGTCCGCATTGGCTCCTCGGCACAGGCAGAGTCGACGAGGCGGAGCGAGCGCTGAAGCGTTTGTTGACTCGCCGACCGCAGTACCCGTCCACCGTCTCCCTCGCACTCCGCGACGAGTCTGCCTCCGGCCCCGACTCCGCCGACGGGTCACCATCCAACATCGGGTCGCTGTTCCGGCGACCCTGGCGCCGCTCGACGATCCTGGCTTCGATCCCCTGGTTTCTGCAGGACCTCGGAACGTACGGGATCGGCATCTTCACCCCGACGATCATCGCCGCGACGATCGGAACCGCCGCCGCAGACGACGCGACCGTCAGCGGCGTGGTCGCCGACGACCTGCACGGCGCCGAAGGCGCAGTCCTCATCGATGCCTTCCTCCTCATCGGCATCGCGTTGGCCATCCTCCTCGTCAACAGACTCGGCCGAATCCGACTACAGGTCTTCGGTTTCCTCGGTTGCGCTGTCGGGTTGGTGACAGCCGCCGCCTCCACCCTCCTCGACGGAACCCTGCAAGTCGTCCTCGTGTTCGTCGGCTTCATGTTGTTCAACCTCATGACCAACCTGGGTCCGAACTCCATGACCTATCTGCTGGCCGGTGAGGTCTTCCCCACCTCGCTGCGTGGGACGGGCGCGGGCCTCGCCGCCTCGGTCGCCAAGGTCGGGGCAGTCCTCACCGCCTTCCTGTTCCCCGTCCTCCTCGATGCCTGGGGAACCGCGATCATCGTGCTCCTTCTCGCCGGAACGTCGGCGCTGGGCGCATTCGTCACGTGGACCTTCCGAGTCGAGACCACCGGACTGAGTCTCGAAGACGTGGACCGGATGCACGATGCGCCGTCGCCGACCGGAGGCATGAGCACTCCCCGGCCCACTCCTGCCGGGATCTCGTAG
- a CDS encoding 2-keto-4-pentenoate hydratase — protein MAVEQGIREQIAADLARAEASATAIDRPTDAHPDLDVVDAYEIQLINIRKRLGAGAKVAGHKVGLASEAMQKMMGVDEPDYGHLLDDMQYFEHTPIDAKKLCFPRVEVEVGFILGEDLPGEGCTNEDVIDAVAWVVPSIELIDSRIKDWKITLCDTIADNASSCGWILGQQRVPISEIDTGDIEATLTRNGEIVAKGNSSAVLGHPLNAVSWLARKVEGFGVRLRKGDVILPGTATRAIDISSGDHFVAEFAGLGSVTLDFI, from the coding sequence ATGGCGGTTGAGCAGGGGATTCGTGAGCAGATCGCTGCCGATCTGGCGCGGGCGGAGGCGTCGGCGACCGCCATCGACCGGCCGACCGACGCCCACCCCGACCTCGATGTGGTCGACGCCTACGAGATCCAGCTGATCAACATCCGCAAGCGCCTCGGCGCCGGAGCGAAGGTCGCCGGGCACAAAGTCGGCCTGGCCTCGGAGGCCATGCAGAAGATGATGGGCGTCGACGAGCCGGATTACGGCCATCTGCTCGACGACATGCAGTACTTCGAACACACCCCGATCGACGCGAAGAAACTGTGCTTCCCGCGCGTCGAGGTCGAGGTCGGCTTCATCCTGGGCGAGGACCTGCCGGGCGAGGGCTGCACCAACGAGGACGTGATCGACGCGGTGGCCTGGGTGGTGCCCTCGATCGAGTTGATCGACTCCCGGATCAAGGACTGGAAGATCACGCTCTGCGACACGATCGCCGACAACGCGTCGTCCTGTGGGTGGATCCTCGGTCAGCAACGCGTCCCGATCTCCGAGATCGACACCGGCGACATCGAGGCGACGCTGACGCGCAACGGCGAGATCGTCGCCAAGGGCAATTCGTCTGCGGTACTGGGGCATCCGCTGAACGCCGTGAGTTGGCTCGCGCGCAAGGTCGAGGGCTTCGGGGTGCGCCTGCGCAAGGGCGATGTGATCCTGCCGGGCACCGCGACGCGGGCGATCGACATATCGTCCGGCGATCACTTCGTGGCGGAGTTCGCCGGCCTGGGCAGCGTCACGCTCGACTTCATCTAG